A single window of Actinoallomurus bryophytorum DNA harbors:
- the pcaG gene encoding protocatechuate 3,4-dioxygenase subunit alpha gives MSQATPSQTVGPFFGYALPYGDGPRVVPEWHPDAIRIHGRVLDGEGEPLPDALLEIWQAGPDGEVPTSVGGLRRDGHDFAGFGRSATDAAGHYWFSTLKPGGPVPHIAVIVFARGLLKSVATRIYFPGEPGNAEDPVLSGVPADRRDTLVAVREDDRSYRFDVHLRGEQETVFFAA, from the coding sequence ATGAGCCAGGCCACCCCCTCACAGACGGTGGGTCCCTTCTTCGGCTACGCCCTCCCGTACGGCGATGGCCCCCGCGTCGTCCCCGAATGGCATCCGGACGCGATCCGGATCCACGGCCGGGTGCTGGACGGGGAGGGCGAGCCGCTGCCGGACGCGCTGCTGGAGATCTGGCAGGCCGGTCCCGACGGCGAGGTGCCCACCTCCGTCGGCGGCCTGCGGCGCGACGGGCACGACTTCGCCGGGTTCGGCCGCAGCGCCACCGACGCCGCGGGGCACTACTGGTTCTCCACGCTGAAGCCGGGCGGCCCGGTCCCGCACATCGCGGTGATCGTGTTCGCGCGCGGGCTGCTCAAGTCCGTCGCGACCCGGATCTACTTCCCCGGAGAGCCGGGGAACGCGGAGGACCCGGTGCTGTCCGGGGTCCCGGCCGACCGGCGCGACACCCTGGTCGCCGTACGGGAGGACGACCGGTCCTACCGCTTCGACGTGCACCTGCGGGGCGAACAGGAGACGGTCTTCTTTGCCGCCTGA
- the pcaB gene encoding 3-carboxy-cis,cis-muconate cycloisomerase has translation MPPDLLSPVAAGTAAEKATSGEAWLRALLDAEAALARAQARLGMIPDGVAEAIAGARVDLDDLAVRARGAGNPVVPLVADLRKVAGEHVHHGATSQDIMDTAAMLVADRTRRIVLADLARTLDALAGLAVRHRDTPMAGRTFGQQAVPTTFGLRAAGWLTAVARARDVLAAVPLPAQLGGAAGTLAAFGTLDLLPVFAEETGLAEPVLPWHTLRAPVAELGAALALVAGALGKFAEDVVLLAQTEIGEVAEPAAPGRGGSSAMPHKRNPVLAVMIRSAALRVPAYAQILFQSQTAGLERPAGEWHAEWLPLNDGLRLTGGAAETAAELAGGLEVFPDRMRANLRDELLSEHVVAELARTGDRRSAREAVDEALRSGRPLGDLVPGGVDPADVVGCAGELVDRALAAYRGAT, from the coding sequence TTGCCGCCTGACCTGCTGTCACCGGTCGCCGCCGGCACGGCGGCCGAGAAGGCGACCTCCGGCGAGGCGTGGCTGCGGGCCCTGCTCGACGCCGAGGCGGCGCTGGCCCGCGCCCAGGCACGGCTCGGCATGATCCCGGACGGCGTCGCTGAGGCCATCGCCGGTGCGCGCGTCGACCTGGACGACCTGGCCGTACGGGCGCGGGGCGCCGGCAACCCGGTCGTGCCGCTGGTCGCCGACCTGCGGAAGGTCGCGGGCGAGCACGTCCACCACGGCGCCACGAGCCAGGACATCATGGACACCGCCGCGATGCTCGTCGCGGACCGGACCCGGCGGATCGTGCTGGCCGACCTCGCCCGCACGCTCGACGCCCTGGCCGGGCTGGCCGTACGCCACCGGGACACGCCCATGGCCGGCCGTACGTTCGGGCAGCAGGCCGTGCCGACGACGTTCGGGCTGCGCGCGGCCGGCTGGCTGACCGCCGTCGCGCGGGCGCGTGACGTGCTCGCGGCCGTACCCCTGCCGGCCCAGCTCGGCGGCGCGGCCGGCACGCTGGCGGCGTTCGGCACGCTCGATCTGCTGCCGGTGTTCGCCGAGGAGACCGGGCTGGCCGAGCCCGTACTGCCCTGGCACACCCTCCGCGCGCCCGTCGCCGAGCTGGGCGCGGCGCTGGCCCTCGTCGCCGGTGCCCTCGGGAAGTTCGCCGAGGATGTCGTGCTGCTGGCCCAGACCGAGATCGGCGAGGTCGCCGAGCCCGCCGCTCCCGGACGGGGCGGCTCGTCGGCGATGCCGCACAAGCGCAACCCCGTGCTTGCCGTCATGATCCGTTCGGCCGCGCTGCGGGTGCCGGCGTACGCGCAGATCCTCTTCCAGTCGCAGACGGCGGGCCTGGAACGGCCCGCGGGGGAGTGGCACGCGGAGTGGCTGCCGCTCAATGACGGGCTGCGGCTGACCGGCGGCGCGGCCGAGACCGCGGCCGAGCTGGCCGGCGGGCTCGAGGTCTTCCCGGACCGGATGCGCGCCAACCTGCGCGACGAGCTCCTGTCCGAGCACGTCGTTGCCGAGCTGGCCAGGACCGGCGACCGGCGGAGCGCACGCGAGGCCGTCGACGAGGCACTGCGCTCGGGACGGCCGCTGGGTGATCTGGTGCCCGGCGGCGTGGACCCGGCCGACGTGGTCGGCTGTGCGGGTGAACTCGTCGACCGCGCCCTGGCGGCGTACAGGGGGGCGACATGA
- the pcaD gene encoding 3-oxoadipate enol-lactonase has translation MTRLHHRLDGPEDAPVLVLGPSIGTTIDLWEPQLAALAASWRVLRYDLPGHGGSEVLHGTMGDIASAVAALLDTLGLERVAYGGVSLGGAVGTTLALDHPGRIGGLILCCTSARFGDPATWHDRAAKVRSGGLGPLADMFVGRWFTPGYTGSDSAREMLTKVDAEGYAACCEALAAFDVRDRLGEVRAPTLVIAGAEDIATPLDHAETLAQGIRGAELVVVPGAAHLANLERPEPVTHAMLRHLERTP, from the coding sequence ATGACACGGCTGCACCATCGTCTCGACGGGCCGGAGGACGCGCCGGTGCTCGTGCTCGGCCCCTCGATCGGCACCACCATCGACCTGTGGGAGCCGCAGCTGGCGGCGCTCGCCGCCTCGTGGCGCGTGCTCCGCTACGACCTGCCCGGCCACGGCGGCTCCGAGGTGCTCCACGGCACCATGGGCGACATCGCCTCCGCGGTCGCCGCCCTGCTCGACACGCTCGGCCTGGAGCGGGTGGCGTACGGGGGCGTCTCGCTCGGCGGCGCGGTCGGCACGACGCTGGCACTGGACCACCCCGGGCGGATCGGCGGCCTGATCCTGTGCTGCACCTCGGCGCGCTTCGGCGACCCGGCGACCTGGCACGACCGCGCCGCGAAGGTGCGTTCCGGTGGCCTCGGACCGCTCGCCGACATGTTCGTCGGCCGCTGGTTCACGCCGGGCTACACCGGGAGCGATTCCGCGCGGGAGATGCTCACGAAGGTGGACGCCGAGGGGTACGCCGCGTGTTGTGAGGCCCTCGCCGCCTTCGACGTACGCGACCGGCTGGGCGAGGTACGCGCGCCGACGCTGGTGATCGCGGGCGCCGAGGACATCGCCACGCCGCTCGACCACGCCGAGACCCTCGCCCAGGGCATCCGCGGCGCGGAGCTGGTCGTCGTGCCCGGCGCCGCCCACCTGGCCAATCTCGAACGCCCCGAACCGGTGACGCACGCGATGCTCCGCCATCTCGAAAGGACGCCATGA
- the pcaC gene encoding 4-carboxymuconolactone decarboxylase encodes MSEGMQVRREVLGDAHVDRAEARKTGFTADFQDFITRYAWGEIWTRPLLDRRTRSCITLTALVAGGHLEELALHVRGALRNGLSADEIKEVLLQAAVYCGVPAANSAFAVAQRVLIEDGVITGSD; translated from the coding sequence ATGAGCGAGGGAATGCAGGTACGCCGCGAGGTCCTCGGCGACGCGCACGTCGACCGGGCCGAGGCGCGCAAGACCGGCTTCACGGCCGACTTCCAGGACTTCATCACCCGGTACGCCTGGGGAGAGATCTGGACCCGGCCGCTGCTGGACCGCCGCACTCGGAGCTGCATCACCCTGACCGCGCTGGTCGCCGGGGGACACCTGGAAGAGCTGGCCCTGCACGTACGCGGAGCGCTGCGGAACGGGCTCAGCGCCGACGAGATCAAGGAAGTTCTGCTCCAGGCCGCGGTCTACTGTGGCGTCCCCGCCGCCAACTCCGCCTTCGCCGTCGCCCAGCGCGTCCTGATCGAGGACGGTGTGATCACTGGCAGTGATTGA
- a CDS encoding IclR family transcriptional regulator, which produces MESVDRPSSVAGKVMAILEAFAPGGVRLTLTEVCRRAGLPLATGHRLVGELTGGGFLERLPDGSYRVGMRLWRIGAQASAATALRELALPHMEDLYEVTHENVQLAVLSEHKALYLERLRGPRSVPIVTRVAAELPLHATGVGRVLLAYAPEAFVDEVLAEGLSPHTPHTTTDPARLRACLAEVRRTGYAVTNEEMTLGSCSVAAPVRDAGGEVLAALSLVTRRQGADLRRLVPAVLGAARALSHDVATHGGSTEWKDLA; this is translated from the coding sequence ATGGAGAGCGTGGACAGGCCGTCGAGTGTGGCGGGCAAGGTGATGGCGATCCTCGAGGCGTTCGCGCCCGGGGGAGTCCGCCTGACGCTCACCGAGGTCTGCCGCCGCGCCGGGCTGCCGCTCGCGACCGGGCACCGGCTCGTCGGCGAGCTGACCGGTGGTGGCTTCCTCGAACGCCTGCCCGACGGCTCGTACCGCGTCGGGATGCGGCTGTGGCGGATCGGCGCGCAGGCGTCGGCCGCGACCGCGCTGCGCGAGCTGGCGCTGCCGCACATGGAGGACCTCTACGAGGTGACCCACGAGAACGTCCAGCTCGCCGTCCTCAGCGAGCACAAGGCGCTCTACCTCGAACGCCTGCGCGGTCCCCGCTCGGTGCCGATCGTGACCAGAGTCGCCGCCGAACTCCCGCTGCACGCGACCGGTGTGGGCCGGGTGCTCCTCGCCTACGCGCCCGAGGCGTTCGTCGACGAGGTGCTCGCCGAGGGCCTGAGCCCGCACACGCCGCACACCACCACCGACCCCGCCCGGCTGCGCGCCTGCCTGGCCGAGGTGCGCCGGACCGGGTACGCGGTCACCAACGAGGAGATGACCCTCGGCTCCTGCTCGGTCGCCGCGCCGGTGCGGGACGCCGGAGGCGAGGTGCTGGCCGCGTTGTCGCTGGTCACCCGCAGGCAGGGGGCGGACCTCCGCCGGCTCGTGCCGGCCGTGCTCGGCGCGGCGCGGGCGTTGTCGCACGATGTCGCCACCCATGGTGGTTCCACTGAGTGGAAGGATCTCGCCTGA
- a CDS encoding 4-hydroxybenzoate 3-monooxygenase produces MRTKVAIAGAGPAGLLLSHLLHLRGIDSVVLETRDRGYVEKRQRAGMLEQGTVDVLRSSGVGRRLDREGLTHHGLELRFGGVAHRIPLTELTSGRTVTIYAQTEIVKDLIAARLADGGDIRFDTEVIGVDPVAPSVTYRQDGATHTLECDVIAGCDGFHGVSRHAVPGLRTYEREYPFSWLGVLAEVPPSTEELIYAYSERGFALHSLRSERISRLYLQVDTGDDIEAWPDDRIWAELRARFATTDGWELRDGPILEKSITPMRSFVAEPMRYERLFLAGDAAHIVPPTGAKGLNLAISDVTVLADALGAWYDSGSEALLDAYSATCLKRVWRAQHFASWMTTLLHKDPAQDAFGHRQQLSHLEYLAASKAAATTLAENYVGVAPTL; encoded by the coding sequence ATGCGCACCAAGGTCGCGATCGCCGGGGCGGGCCCCGCCGGTCTGTTGCTCTCTCATCTGCTGCACCTTCGCGGCATCGACTCGGTCGTCCTGGAGACCCGGGACCGCGGGTACGTCGAGAAACGGCAGCGGGCCGGCATGCTCGAGCAGGGCACGGTCGACGTGCTGCGGAGCAGCGGTGTGGGCCGGCGCCTCGACCGCGAGGGCCTGACCCACCACGGTCTCGAACTGCGGTTCGGCGGTGTCGCGCACCGCATCCCGCTGACCGAGCTGACCTCCGGGCGCACGGTCACCATCTACGCGCAGACCGAGATCGTGAAGGACCTGATCGCCGCCCGGCTGGCGGACGGCGGTGACATCCGCTTCGACACCGAGGTGATCGGCGTCGACCCGGTCGCCCCGTCGGTGACCTACCGGCAGGACGGCGCGACGCACACCCTCGAATGCGACGTCATCGCGGGATGCGACGGCTTCCACGGGGTGAGCCGCCACGCCGTGCCGGGACTGCGGACCTACGAGCGCGAGTACCCGTTCAGCTGGTTGGGTGTGCTCGCCGAGGTGCCGCCGTCGACCGAGGAGCTGATCTACGCCTACAGCGAGCGGGGCTTCGCGCTGCACAGCCTGCGCTCCGAGCGGATCAGCCGTCTCTACCTCCAGGTCGACACCGGCGACGACATCGAGGCCTGGCCCGACGACCGGATCTGGGCCGAGCTGCGCGCCAGGTTCGCGACCACCGACGGGTGGGAGCTGCGGGACGGGCCGATCCTGGAGAAGTCCATCACCCCGATGCGCAGCTTCGTCGCCGAGCCGATGCGGTACGAACGGCTGTTCCTCGCCGGGGACGCCGCGCACATCGTGCCGCCGACCGGAGCCAAGGGCCTCAACCTCGCCATCTCCGACGTCACCGTGCTGGCCGACGCGCTGGGCGCCTGGTACGACTCGGGCTCGGAGGCACTGCTCGACGCCTACTCCGCCACGTGCCTGAAGCGCGTGTGGCGGGCCCAGCACTTCGCGTCGTGGATGACCACCCTGCTGCACAAGGACCCGGCGCAGGACGCCTTCGGGCACCGCCAGCAGCTCTCCCACCTGGAGTACCTCGCGGCGTCGAAGGCCGCCGCGACCACCCTGGCGGAGAACTACGTCGGCGTGGCGCCCACGCTCTGA
- a CDS encoding LysE family translocator produces MSQALTFGLASLVIIVIPGPSVLFVVGRALAYGRRTALVSVVGNEAGALVVVVAVAFGVGAVVERSVLVFTAIKLCGAAYLVFLGVRALLRGRGHAGPQEAAAERGGWRAAADGFLVGVANPKTVVFFAAVLPQFVDRGRGGVPAQMLVLGLIFVIIALVCDSTWSLAASGARDWFGRSPRRLRLVGGAGGLAMIGLGIGVAVTGRKT; encoded by the coding sequence ATGTCCCAGGCGCTGACCTTCGGCCTCGCCTCTCTGGTCATCATCGTGATCCCCGGCCCGAGCGTGCTCTTCGTGGTCGGCCGGGCTCTGGCGTACGGCCGCCGTACGGCTCTCGTCTCGGTCGTCGGCAACGAGGCGGGCGCCCTCGTCGTGGTCGTCGCCGTCGCGTTCGGCGTCGGCGCGGTGGTCGAACGCTCCGTGCTGGTCTTCACGGCGATCAAGCTGTGCGGCGCGGCGTACCTCGTCTTCCTCGGGGTCCGCGCGCTGCTGCGCGGCCGCGGCCACGCGGGCCCGCAGGAGGCGGCGGCCGAGCGCGGCGGCTGGCGGGCCGCCGCCGACGGGTTCCTGGTCGGGGTGGCCAACCCGAAGACCGTGGTGTTCTTCGCCGCGGTGCTTCCGCAGTTCGTCGACCGCGGCCGCGGCGGCGTCCCGGCGCAGATGCTCGTACTCGGCCTCATCTTCGTCATCATCGCGCTGGTCTGCGACTCGACCTGGAGCCTGGCCGCCAGCGGAGCACGCGACTGGTTCGGCCGCTCACCGCGGCGGCTGCGCCTGGTCGGGGGAGCGGGCGGCCTCGCCATGATCGGCCTCGGCATCGGTGTGGCCGTCACGGGCCGTAAGACCTGA
- a CDS encoding spermidine synthase, translating to MAHRQRPARVEEKIDSGVAELVPDADRPRSWTLVVNGTPQSHVDLDDPAYLDFEYVRRLGHVTDLAAAAGRPLRVLHLGGGGLTLARYVAATRPRSSQQVIEIDAALVDLVRRRLPLDRGARVRIRTGDAREILTRAPEDAFDLVVSDVYAGGRSPAHLTSVEFFTAAARTLRAGGLFAANLADGAPLSFARAQVATLRTVLPEACLIADPAVLRGRRFGNLVLVAGHGEPPVAGLVRRAAGDPFPGRVLHGDELTRFTAGARPVTDATARPSPPPPDGVFA from the coding sequence ATGGCACACCGACAGCGCCCGGCCCGCGTCGAGGAGAAGATCGACTCGGGCGTCGCCGAGCTCGTCCCGGACGCCGACCGGCCGCGCTCGTGGACTCTCGTGGTGAACGGCACGCCACAGTCCCACGTCGACCTCGACGACCCGGCCTATCTCGACTTCGAGTACGTCCGGCGGCTCGGCCACGTGACCGACCTGGCCGCGGCGGCCGGACGGCCACTGCGGGTCCTGCACCTCGGCGGCGGGGGGCTGACCCTGGCACGCTATGTCGCCGCCACCCGGCCGCGCTCCTCCCAGCAGGTGATCGAGATCGACGCCGCCCTCGTCGACCTCGTACGCCGGCGGCTTCCGCTGGACCGCGGAGCCCGGGTCCGGATCCGTACCGGCGACGCCCGCGAGATCCTCACGCGCGCACCGGAGGACGCCTTCGACCTGGTCGTGAGCGATGTGTACGCGGGCGGCCGCTCCCCGGCCCACCTGACGTCGGTGGAGTTCTTCACCGCCGCCGCGCGCACCCTGCGCGCCGGGGGCCTGTTCGCGGCGAACCTCGCCGACGGCGCACCCCTGTCCTTCGCCCGCGCCCAGGTGGCCACGCTGCGTACGGTCCTGCCGGAGGCCTGTCTGATCGCCGACCCGGCGGTGCTGCGGGGCCGGAGGTTCGGCAACCTGGTCCTGGTCGCCGGGCACGGCGAACCACCGGTGGCCGGCCTGGTCCGCAGGGCCGCGGGCGACCCCTTCCCCGGCCGGGTACTGCACGGGGACGAGCTCACGAGATTCACCGCCGGAGCACGACCGGTCACCGACGCGACCGCACGCCCGTCACCGCCCCCGCCCGACGGCGTCTTCGCCTGA